One Lytechinus variegatus isolate NC3 chromosome 11, Lvar_3.0, whole genome shotgun sequence DNA segment encodes these proteins:
- the LOC121424075 gene encoding uncharacterized protein LOC121424075: protein MKVTVFATLLVLGLVVSHVTAASLDQNFDDQGDLQLDLDEETLGDVLASSWFSRAAHKVSHAVSHAARDVAHAVKKGCGVVNGLPGDELMRLRDAALRNEEIDEEQAAAAYQGYKNLKSACRLVG, encoded by the exons atgaaagtGACAGTGTTCGCTACCCTGCTTGTTCTTGGTCTCGTGGTCAGTCACGTGACTGCGGCCAGCTTGGACCAGAACTTTGATGACCAAGGGGATCTCCAACTCG ATCTTGATGAGGAAACCTTGGGAGACGTCTTGGCTTCTAGCTGGTTTTCCCGTGCAGCCCATAAAGTCTCGCACGCTGTATCGCATGCAGCCCGTGACGTTGCACATGCGGTCAAGAAGGGGTGTGGTGTCGTGAATGGGCTGCCAGGAGATGAATTGA TGAGGCTCCGGGATGCTGCCCTTCGCAATGAGGAGATTGATGAGGAGCAGGCAGCAGCTGCCTACCAAGGATACAAGAATCTTAAGAGTGCCTGCAGACTCGTCGGTTAG